Proteins co-encoded in one Bacteroidales bacterium WCE2004 genomic window:
- a CDS encoding OmpA family protein, which produces MRSFLKIFILGAAVVAAAGCSKSRAEQMKLAEKLQIDCTPEVLALVGDQIPVDLAVTYPDGYFHPKALLEVTPVLVYAGGEEQKGPTFVYQGEKVLDNYKVVAKSGGTVKEHFAFDYEEGMEQAYLELRGVARYKDKEIAIPAVKVADGTVVTQLLAEADGEYSYKKDNYQAVLHEQTEGQVMYDYNSATIKGSELRSRSIKELQAALEAIEADPRYTVRGTSVVAYASPEGGEAYNAKLSDKRAASAQKAWSKVTGEKAPDNLEVRSIGQDWEGFREAVENSDIEDKDLILRVLSMYSDPAVRESEIKNMSKVYTEINKNVFPELRRARFITELDYQNFSDEELVELSQKAIDVLDEEGLLRVASITDNAARKAELYEKAVQKYASDRARFNLACLALDDRRPDAAAKYLDAIKDQDAAVLNAKGVVELQRGDRKAAADWFRKAGTGEAKANLGLVELLDGNYDAAAKRLEGVHGVNGAIASLLAGRIDEAEARVTCKCARAEYVRAIIAARRGDAEGVRTHLANVEAKSKALYEKSRKDVEFAKFR; this is translated from the coding sequence ATGAGAAGTTTCCTTAAAATCTTCATTCTGGGCGCCGCCGTCGTTGCGGCTGCCGGTTGTTCCAAGTCCCGCGCCGAGCAGATGAAGCTGGCCGAAAAGCTGCAGATCGACTGCACGCCCGAGGTCCTCGCTCTCGTCGGCGACCAGATCCCCGTGGACCTGGCCGTAACATATCCTGACGGTTATTTCCATCCCAAAGCCCTGCTCGAAGTGACGCCCGTGCTGGTCTACGCCGGCGGCGAGGAGCAGAAGGGCCCGACCTTCGTCTATCAGGGCGAGAAGGTCCTCGACAACTACAAGGTCGTCGCCAAGTCCGGCGGCACCGTCAAGGAGCATTTCGCCTTCGATTATGAAGAGGGCATGGAGCAGGCCTACCTCGAGCTGCGCGGCGTCGCGCGCTACAAGGACAAGGAGATCGCCATCCCGGCGGTCAAGGTGGCCGACGGCACGGTCGTGACCCAGCTGCTCGCGGAGGCGGACGGCGAATACAGCTACAAGAAGGACAACTACCAGGCCGTCCTGCACGAGCAGACCGAGGGCCAGGTGATGTATGACTACAACTCCGCCACCATCAAGGGCAGCGAGCTCCGCTCCCGCTCGATCAAGGAGCTGCAGGCCGCGCTCGAGGCCATCGAGGCCGATCCGCGCTACACGGTCCGCGGCACCAGCGTCGTGGCCTACGCTTCGCCGGAAGGCGGCGAGGCCTACAACGCCAAGCTCTCCGACAAGCGCGCCGCCTCCGCCCAGAAGGCCTGGAGCAAGGTTACTGGCGAGAAGGCCCCCGACAACCTGGAGGTGCGCAGCATCGGCCAGGACTGGGAGGGCTTCCGCGAGGCCGTCGAGAATTCCGACATCGAGGACAAGGACCTGATCCTGCGCGTGCTGTCGATGTACAGCGATCCCGCCGTGCGCGAGAGCGAGATCAAGAACATGTCCAAGGTCTATACCGAGATCAACAAGAACGTCTTCCCGGAGCTGCGCCGCGCCCGCTTCATCACGGAGCTGGACTACCAGAACTTCTCCGACGAGGAGCTGGTCGAGCTCTCGCAGAAGGCCATTGACGTCCTCGACGAGGAAGGCCTGCTCCGCGTGGCCTCCATCACCGACAACGCCGCCCGCAAGGCCGAGCTCTACGAGAAGGCCGTCCAGAAGTACGCTTCCGACCGCGCCCGCTTCAACCTGGCTTGCCTCGCGCTGGATGACCGTCGTCCCGACGCCGCCGCGAAGTATCTCGACGCCATCAAAGACCAGGACGCCGCCGTGCTCAACGCCAAGGGCGTCGTGGAGCTGCAGCGCGGCGACCGCAAGGCTGCCGCCGACTGGTTCCGCAAGGCCGGCACCGGCGAGGCCAAGGCCAACCTGGGACTGGTCGAGCTCCTGGACGGCAATTATGACGCTGCCGCCAAGCGGCTCGAAGGCGTGCACGGCGTCAACGGCGCCATCGCCAGCCTGCTGGCCGGCCGCATCGACGAGGCCGAGGCCCGCGTCACCTGCAAGTGCGCCCGTGCCGAGTATGTCCGCGCCATCATCGCCGCCCGCAGGGGCGACGCCGAGGGCGTGCGCACGCACCTGGCCAACGTGGAAGCCAAGAGCAAGGCCCTTTATGAGAAGTCCCGCAAAGATGTAGAGTTCGCGAAATTCAGATAG
- a CDS encoding small subunit ribosomal protein S7: MRKAKPKKRILLPDPKFHDTQVTRFVNNLMLQGKKSIAYSIFYDAIDMVGEKMKDSDKAPLDIWRKALENVTPQIEVKSRRIGGANFQVPTELRPERKVSLSMKNMIAFARKRSGRSMAEKLCAEIIAAYNNEGGAFKRKEDMHKMAEANKAFAHFRF, from the coding sequence ATGAGAAAAGCAAAGCCTAAGAAGAGGATTCTACTTCCTGATCCTAAGTTTCACGACACGCAGGTTACCCGCTTCGTGAACAATCTGATGTTACAGGGGAAGAAGAGTATCGCGTATTCTATTTTTTACGATGCCATTGATATGGTAGGCGAGAAGATGAAAGATTCTGACAAGGCTCCTCTGGATATTTGGAGGAAGGCGCTCGAGAACGTGACCCCGCAGATCGAGGTCAAGTCCCGCCGTATCGGCGGCGCCAACTTCCAGGTGCCTACCGAGTTGCGCCCTGAGCGGAAGGTTTCTCTCTCCATGAAGAATATGATCGCCTTCGCCCGTAAACGTTCCGGCCGCTCGATGGCAGAAAAGCTCTGTGCCGAGATTATCGCTGCTTACAACAATGAAGGTGGCGCCTTCAAGCGGAAGGAAGACATGCACAAGATGGCCGAGGCCAACAAGGCCTTCGCTCATTTCCGCTTTTAA
- a CDS encoding SSU ribosomal protein S12P (manually curated), which translates to MPTIQQLVRKGREVIEVKSKSRALDACPQKRGVCLRVYTTTPKKPNSAMRKVARVRLTNSKEVNAYIPGEGHNLQEHSIVLVRGGRVKDLPGVRYHILRGALDTAGVEGRTQSRSLYGAKRPK; encoded by the coding sequence ATGCCTACAATTCAACAATTGGTTCGCAAAGGACGCGAGGTTATCGAGGTCAAGTCGAAATCTCGTGCGTTGGATGCTTGCCCTCAGAAGCGTGGCGTATGCCTGAGAGTCTATACGACGACTCCCAAGAAGCCGAACTCCGCTATGCGTAAGGTCGCGCGTGTACGTCTCACGAATTCCAAAGAGGTCAATGCTTACATTCCGGGCGAGGGACACAACCTGCAGGAGCACTCCATCGTGCTCGTGCGCGGTGGTCGTGTCAAGGACCTCCCTGGTGTACGTTACCACATCCTCCGCGGTGCTTTGGATACTGCCGGCGTGGAAGGACGGACCCAGTCCCGTTCGCTCTACGGCGCCAAGAGGCCGAAGTAA